The Bombus vancouverensis nearcticus chromosome 9, iyBomVanc1_principal, whole genome shotgun sequence genome includes a window with the following:
- the ATP6AP2 gene encoding ATPase H(+)-transporting accessory protein 2 isoform X1 yields MAISFRIKMFKLFLCFVAALVAVKASGDFVVLHSPNSVMFNGNEEVEQSLLKEVLAAALGFTVKLRGIWSGISITDPFRLPEAVVAVAIEGVDSLDIPKGKRFPLNVNEVEETTWQALRERLEERDNDNTLVRISLGDGLDALGQSALGELKPTPIDETSLRALSLGKEEDKKFLEEVELLHAIANKAPSAIKPDSKPDIYWLVVSSLRPILDTYGSNSTASREALSLLNNALNVIHDAFIQAYDGQVLIVAFTNDATKVHHIRSVTLDRQKRDAPDTQDDQRDEKKKIEDEEDSNTSNNNTSTNYSDMNNSTANSDTRDDSGVSENQDMTNMDIYSNTQNIGQDVTIRSRSKDYTENYPIIFNILLWFGVVFVFSLFAICIAISQMDPGRDSIIYRMTSNRMKKDN; encoded by the exons ATGGCAATATCtttcagaataaaaatgttcaaaTTATTTTTGTGTTTTGTAGCTGCATTAGTTGCAG TTAAAGCAAGTGGAGATTTTGTAGTTTTACACAGTCCAAATAGTGTTATGTTCAATGGGAATGAAGAAGTGGAACAAAGCTTGCTTAAAGAAGTATTAGCGGCTGCTCTAGGGTTCACTGTCAAACTG AGAGGAATATGGAGTGGTATTTCTATCACTGATCCATTTAGACTTCCAGAAGCTGTTGTTGCAGTAGCGATAGAAGGAGTAGATTCTTTGGACATACCAAAAGGAAAAAGATTTCCTTTAAATGTGAATGAAGTTGAAGAAACAACATGGCAGGCTCTTAGAGAACGTCTTGAAGAGAGAGACAACGATAATACCTTAGTGAGGATATCTTTAGGTGATGGTTTGGATGCT CTAGGACAATCTGCTCTTGGAGAATTAAAACCTACCCCCATCGATGAAACATCTTTAAGAGCTTTAAGCCTAGGAAAAGAAGAGGACAAAAAGTTCCTTGAAGAagtagaattactccatgctaTTGCTAACAAAGCACCTTCAGCGATCAAACCAGATTCAAAGCCTGATATTTATTGGCTTGTCGTATCTTCTTTGCGCCCGATTTTAGATACTTATGGAAGTAATTCAACTGCATCTAGGGAAGCCCTGTCATTGTTGAATAATGCTTTGAATGTCATTCATGATGCATTTATTCAAGCTTATGATGGTCAG gtATTGATTGTGGCATTCACAAATGATGCAACTAAGGTACATCATATCCGTTCAGTAACTTTAGACAGGCAAAAACGGGATGCTCCAGATACG CAAGATGATCAACgagatgaaaagaaaaagatagaagaCGAAGAGGATTCGAATACAAGTAATAATAACACTAGCACAAACTACAGTGATATGAATAATTCTACTGCGAATAGCGATACTCGTGATGATAGTGGAGTCAGTGAGAATCAGGATATGACTAATATGGATATATATTCCAACACACAAAATATAGGACAG GACGTAACGATTCGCTCGCGCTCGAAAGACTACACGGAAAATTATCCCATTATCTTTAATATCCTCTTATGGTTTGGAGTTGTTTTTGTCTTTTCACTGTTTGCTATTTGCA TTGCCATTTCGCAAATGGATCCAGGCCGAGATTCTATAATATACAGGATGACTTCTAATCGTATGAAGAaggataattaa
- the ATP6AP2 gene encoding ATPase H(+)-transporting accessory protein 2 isoform X2 produces the protein MAISFRIKMFKLFLCFVAALVAVKASGDFVVLHSPNSVMFNGNEEVEQSLLKEVLAAALGFTVKLRGIWSGISITDPFRLPEAVVAVAIEGVDSLDIPKGKRFPLNVNEVEETTWQALRERLEERDNDNTLVRISLGDGLDALGQSALGELKPTPIDETSLRALSLGKEEDKKFLEEVELLHAIANKAPSAIKPDSKPDIYWLVVSSLRPILDTYGSNSTASREALSLLNNALNVIHDAFIQAYDGQVLIVAFTNDATKVHHIRSVTLDRQKRDAPDTDVTIRSRSKDYTENYPIIFNILLWFGVVFVFSLFAICIAISQMDPGRDSIIYRMTSNRMKKDN, from the exons ATGGCAATATCtttcagaataaaaatgttcaaaTTATTTTTGTGTTTTGTAGCTGCATTAGTTGCAG TTAAAGCAAGTGGAGATTTTGTAGTTTTACACAGTCCAAATAGTGTTATGTTCAATGGGAATGAAGAAGTGGAACAAAGCTTGCTTAAAGAAGTATTAGCGGCTGCTCTAGGGTTCACTGTCAAACTG AGAGGAATATGGAGTGGTATTTCTATCACTGATCCATTTAGACTTCCAGAAGCTGTTGTTGCAGTAGCGATAGAAGGAGTAGATTCTTTGGACATACCAAAAGGAAAAAGATTTCCTTTAAATGTGAATGAAGTTGAAGAAACAACATGGCAGGCTCTTAGAGAACGTCTTGAAGAGAGAGACAACGATAATACCTTAGTGAGGATATCTTTAGGTGATGGTTTGGATGCT CTAGGACAATCTGCTCTTGGAGAATTAAAACCTACCCCCATCGATGAAACATCTTTAAGAGCTTTAAGCCTAGGAAAAGAAGAGGACAAAAAGTTCCTTGAAGAagtagaattactccatgctaTTGCTAACAAAGCACCTTCAGCGATCAAACCAGATTCAAAGCCTGATATTTATTGGCTTGTCGTATCTTCTTTGCGCCCGATTTTAGATACTTATGGAAGTAATTCAACTGCATCTAGGGAAGCCCTGTCATTGTTGAATAATGCTTTGAATGTCATTCATGATGCATTTATTCAAGCTTATGATGGTCAG gtATTGATTGTGGCATTCACAAATGATGCAACTAAGGTACATCATATCCGTTCAGTAACTTTAGACAGGCAAAAACGGGATGCTCCAGATACG GACGTAACGATTCGCTCGCGCTCGAAAGACTACACGGAAAATTATCCCATTATCTTTAATATCCTCTTATGGTTTGGAGTTGTTTTTGTCTTTTCACTGTTTGCTATTTGCA TTGCCATTTCGCAAATGGATCCAGGCCGAGATTCTATAATATACAGGATGACTTCTAATCGTATGAAGAaggataattaa